The segment tttatgttttagaaaatttaaattgtttcaaaaaataagatgttttaaatttttaaaatgaattttaattttattggaaaaTTTTCAACCTATtagattttatagtttttaattattaattgaataattttagaattatatatttaaaatgttaaaaagaataaatttcttaatttttgtacATCAAACTACAACatcatctatattataaaatgaaaagagTATATTCTTAATTTGTTGATAGGTTATTGGTTATAGACTTATAGCTAAGCAAGATCAGTGTAAGAaggttataaaatataataaaaaaagacaaaagaaacaCAACTTATTTATTACTTCATTCcgtttttatatataagtaGTTCAaaggtttttgtttgtttcgcAATATATCTTGCagcatatatatgttttttttgaacacaaacagcatatatatgttaaatcatACTTTTCGTATACAAATGTTTGACAGGAAAGAAATTTATCTGATAGAGATATATTTCTTCAAAATCTTACACCAATGTGTCATTATAAGTATtggtcattctttttcttttgctgtAAAGAGGTGACCTAACTCCATTGGTACAAAATTCGTCTTCAGATATGAGATGATCATCGACCTTGTCCCCTGAATTAAGATTCGAGATCTAGAGTCGCGATCaccttttcaatttaaattccactaaataaaaatcagaattGGTCAATGATAATATATGAACCCCTTATCTCTTGGACCATGCCTAACATTACCTTTTTCTTCCAttggaatatatatttttaacctaATCTTAGCATTTCTTCATGATTGGAAGttgttgaaaataaaataaaattcactaTTGAAATTTGAAATCGCAACTACATTTGGTTCTacccaaaaggaaaaaaaaaaagaacacctACGTTTTGGAACTTAAGAAATTTGGAACGAAGCAGTGAAATTCaggtattattttattttaatacatgAATGTTGCCTCATTCCTCATAAATATGTATGTGACTATGCCTTTTGGCATAGCtggcttcttctttttcatctaCATATATACCTCGTAAATGTTGGAAAAAACGAGATCATAGTTTGCACGTCAGTATATATTGCAATgataaaattgtttatttaagTGGATATGAACATCAACTGTGACAAAATACATTGTTcggattataatttttatgttttatattcatATGACTAGCTGGATATGATCTCTGATACATTTGCTTAGATGTTTTTGTCTTTCAATTTTGTAACCAGCATCTAAGTTATCTGAAACCTGTGAACATTGGATTTCATGTTATGTGTCACAGCCAATCTCCTTATCCTTCAAAGTTTTACTAATATCAATATctgaaattaataattttattataatttcaaaacattagtatcttaaaatatattcgttttcaaaaaaaaaaaatctgaatgtAAACAAACATTCAAACAAACACATAAAACAAGGTTCCATTTCTAACAGTTGATTATTGTTACCTATTGATTTTTTCTGAAAACAGGCTCTATTAATTTAGAATCCTATTATAGTGATGACAGTTTCGTGATATATATCTTTGCATGTGCAAATAACTATggatactaatattttttttaaaaaaaattgtggatACTATAATACGGTAATTAATTGTGTGCATTGGCTAAATGATGAGAACATTTTTCTAATCAAAATTAACTATGGATAGTAATATTATCCATAGTTATATATCTTGCATGTGAATCACTATGCAATATTATCCATAGTTATATAGTTAATTTTGATTACTATGGATAATATTACTATCCATAGATATATAACTATGGATAGTAAAAAATttctaatcaaaattaaatatatcttgCATGTGATATAGAAATGTGATATATAGATCTTGCACGTGCAAATAACTATGGAtactaatattttcttttaaaaaactgTGGATACTATAATACGGTAATTAGTTGTGTGCATTGGCTAAAATgatgataatttttttctagTCAAAATTAAATGTATAAGGTCTGAAAGGTTATTGGCCTAAGAACAGAtccataagaaaaaaaaattcaacattcCACGAATGCACTGGACCAAAATTCAACAGCCAGTAAGTTCACCTGAGTTCAAGATTTTCTTTGCTCGAAGAGTCGCAGTTGAAGTTAAACtcaagatatttaaaatttacaacgAGAATCCGTAAATGCTCATACAAATGCGTTCACGTAAATGtgtaaatattcttttaattttaaataatatattaacaaaatatctatttaGGCCAAACAAATCAGTTACAAAGTAGTATGTCTGCTTTTTGAGCCGAACAAATCAAAGTACTAAAGTAGTAAAAACAGAAAAGGGTCAAAGTGATTATCAACTAATCAACTACTAATGTAATTATGTATTGTATTACGTGTGTTAGTGACCATTTCTTATACACTGTATATAGCGCCTAATCATAAAAAGTCTTGAATGCGGTTTTGTGCTGTCATCAGATTTTTTCACACCTAAAACAAATCgagaataaaaaaacatatagcCTTAGATTGGTTTATCTGATCAATTAAATATAAGTTCATGTCAATTAATTATTGTCCAGTACTGTTTTATAACGTATTACTATATGATTGATACcctttaaaatttaatatttagaatttCAACTAAGATAttctaatctatattataacattgcttatttttttaaatgttctAAATATCGGTGAATATGCATCCGTATAATCGGCAAATCGGATTTAAacgaaatattttttgtatgttGACTTTTAGATAAGAGAGCTTAGACAGTAAAAATTTGGTTTAGACGTCTGTCTAATAAACAATCTCATATAAAGAGTTTAACGATTTTCAAGCGATAtatggaaattaaaaaaaaaatgattcaagaATTGAAATCAGATAAAAAATTAAcctaatttttatgttaatacTATTTAACCATGATTTTCCCATACTCTCCTTagagtttttaaatatttacaaaaatttctttataatttagttttcttttattttcgaaaataacaaaaaaattcaaagacaCCATAAACatatttctttatttacaaCCGTGTATTGATGGTTCAAATGAAGTATTTGAAAAGAGTActtgcaaaataaaatatagttatgagaaaagataatttaaaaaaaaattagtaatttttttataaagtctACTTAAAGTTTATGGTCCAGTATGctttatttgaagttttactaTCCATAATTTTTAAACTTCATTAGAAATTTACACTAAAGAAAAGATTTCAATCTAAAagatgaatatttaaaaaatagtttattcttgaaaagattttaaaatagtttttaagtTAAAATAGTAGCAACTCAAAAACATAGAATTTGAATCTATAAATTTAGTTCAATATGAACATAAAAACTGAGATTTTAAATCAATAGATGTAAATCTTGCATTTATGAGAGAtgatataaaaattttgaaagacaatacatagaaaataaaataaattatgaaaaatatgataaaaatcaaaatcaatatgAGTAGACTTCTAATGAAATCTACATAAACGTTAAGGCTAGTGACTTCGCTTGAAGTCTACTCTATATGATGTTTTTAAGATCTGAAATTATGtacattaaaaatgaaaataaatttaaatctgaaaaaaaaattacaaaatataatttataagataaCATAGTAGTAAAGTAAACACATGGAATTTGAACGTgtaactttatttaaatataaatacaaaaacacAGATTTAAACTCTGtagatataaatattatattttgggaAAAGGTAATAAAACCATAGAAGAAAATacttgtaaaataaaataaatcatgagAAAGaatgtcagtttttttttgttgactaATGAATGCTAGCTTAGTTCAACTTTGAAACCAATACACATTAATTtgaatactccctctgttttttattgTAAGTAGTTTAAGCAAAATttctttgtttcaaaatataagtagttttcataattttaaataatttctatCTTTATTGGGTTAAGTGTgaccaatcaaataatatttacttatttataattGGTTTAACTACACCTAATTTATACATTCAATGCtacttttgaaaaaattaatgactttcttaatatttgtgcattcatctaaaactatttatataagaaaacagagggagtaattttCAATGTCTTTAACTGGAAGAAAAAAGCAGAAAAAGCCCCATGTGCGACGGTGATAAGGGTCGTATCGTCGACAAACACACGCGTATCGACCAAACACTTGTCATCATCAAACTCCTATAAAAACCTACAACACCCTATTCATCATCTTCACTCTTCTTCATTAAAGGCTTCTACTTTTCAACATTCTTCATATAACTAAAAGATTCAGAGcgggcgagagagagagagagatggacgGCAGGGGAGGATGTTGCATAGCCAGATATGGCGGCTACGGTGGTCGTTACGGTCTCTCCAAAGCGGACCGAATCATGCTTCGGTTCCGTCCTATTGCTCCTAAACCGGCCAGCGACGGCGACGGCGGAGGTGCATCTCCTGGCGCTGGAAAGTATGGTTCCACTACAAATAGTGGTGGAAGCTCCGATGTTCCCGGCAAGTCCGGGAGAGGAAAAAGGAAGAGTTCAGGTGGAAACCCTCGGAGGTGCAACCGGAGGAAGATATCGAATGTTTCCGACGGCGGCGTCGCTCCTACTACCGCGGCGGTTACGTTGTCTCTTCTACCGGAGACGCCTGATAAAATAGCTTTTCCAGATCTGAACGTTTCTCCGGCGGAGAATGATCAGAAGCGAAACGGGCCGTTGTGGCTGAGTTTCAGCGGCGGAGACGGTGGGATGTTAACGCCGTACAAGACCACGGAGATATCGCAAAGGACGGTGGTGGTTTCGTCGTGTGTGACGGTCGAGCGTGTGACCGACGCTTGGATCGACGGTCATGGGCTGGGGAGGACGGATGAGGAGAAGaaaatgaatcttgtgagggaCACGTGTCCAGGGTTCATATCGGACGGCGTAGGGAGAGTCACGTGGAACAATGAGGCGTATAGGAAGATGGCTAAGGAAGGTGCACCGGGCATGAGCTATGATCATTTTCACGTGAACGTGAGGTTGGTGATGAAGGAGAGGCCGATGCTTACGTACCCTGCGTTCACATGCAGAGTGAGACTACAGTACACGTGTCAAGATCGTGAAAGAGGATCAGTCACGGTGCCTTGCGACGTGTGGAGGATGGACGGTGGAGGGTTTGCGTGGAAGCTTGACGTTAAGGCCGCTTTGTGCCTGTAATGTGTGTACTACTGGTCGCCGTTGGATTTATAGTGGTGACGATCGACGAACGGTCTCGATCATATAGACAGGCCTCCATAGGACTGAATAAAGCAAGTGCTAAACTTTGGTTACTTTTATTTTCACCTTGAACATATGTTtgcttttttttagttttcttatttgCTATGGTAATGGTTATCTCTGTCTTGGCTTATGATGCATTGCTCATTTGCTAATCTCAGTTATATGTTTTGAAGTTAAAAGTTGTATATACTTTTGCATTTTGATAAACATATGGGTTTTTCAtcacattatttaatttaatagtaGTTGAAGAGCCAATCGGCTATTTTATATGCGTAGTAGGTGTTGATAAGTGATAACCTATGCTATTCTCCACAAGCCCATACCAAAAACCAAGTAGAAAATTGCTTGTAAAATTGTTTACAGTCACTAGTGGACTTGTGTTCATTAGTAGGCATTTGGGTTTTATAAGGGCCTCTAAACAGCTTATCCGACTGACAAAGTAATGGGAACCTCCAAGACAAAAAAACTCATTAACCAAAATGAAGGAAAAGAAGAATTGGATAGTGTGCCAGAGCAAGAAAATGGAGTTGAGGACAAGGCAGGTGAAGAAGCTGAAGTTGTGGAAAAGAGTGATGAAGAAACTGATGTGGACaaaggagatgaagaagctgAAGTCATGGTTGAAGAAACTGAAGTTGTCGATCGGTATCCACATGGTGAAGGCAGAAACTGAACTTGTCCACAAGAGAGAGAACGAAACTGAAGTTGTTGACAATGCAGAGAAAGAAACTGAAGTTGTTGTGGACAAGGgagagaaagaaaatgaaattgGCGACATGGGACAAGAAACTGAAGTTGTCCACAAGAGAGTGGAAGAAACTGAAGCTGGTCCATAAGGTTGTGGAAGAAGAAATTGATTGAGATGTCTTTTCTTTTGGGTTCTTCATTGCACAAAATATGATGTGGCCTTGCAATGGAGTAAAAGCAAAGCAAAGGATGTGGAGGAAAGCCATAGACATTGGAGAAGACAAGATGATGGAGCTCTTATTTCTCAACCTGTCTATTTGAGTGTTGACCATGACTGCGAATTGTTGAAgagcaaagagaaaaaaagaaaaaagaaaaaaaaaaagattaacaaTTTTGCTAAAAGAAAGATGTTGTCGAACTTGTTGAAGTGCGCCAAGTTTAAACTCCTTAGAAGAAAAACTGTACAGAAAAGATAGTGTGAACGAAACTGTTTTCGAAACTGACCCCGATACTTTTCGATTGATCTATTAGACCCAACCGAGTCCTAAATGGATAGAGGGTAAATATGTCATTTCAGCTTGTTCTGATTCGATATGAAGCTAAGGAAATGAGTCAGTGAGACAGAACAAACACACACAATGGTTGTTGGTATGGCTGCCGTTGGTCAATGTACTCCTCTCTGTGTCGCCTCGCCGTCGCCGAGAGCAAAGTCGGCAACTTGCAattcaaacctttctccaacCACAACCACCGTTAGCTCGCGCACAGAGCTGGCCGCATTTCGTCCTCAGTTCCGTTTATTCTCTCGCGTTTCTCCTTCCCGCCGCCGTCTCTACGCTTCGAGCCCCGCCGATTCGGGAATCTTCCTCCCTCACCTCGTCGCTTCTATGGTAAAAGCGTTTCCCCCCTCTAAACGATATATGCtctcttttactttttgtttattacttccTTACGCTTCTGtgttattatatatactaaatttaaCCAGGAGCAAGTTGAGGAGACTTACATCATGGTCAAACCAGACGGCATCCAACGAGGCCTTGTAAGTGATTTGAGGAGGCAAAGTTCTCAACTTTGGAGCTTCTTAACGTGATTTTGCTATCTTTGGCTTGaacttgtttattgtttcctttgAATGTATATCTTAGGTTGGAGAAATCATCTCTCGTTTTGAGAAGAAGGGTTTTAAACTGATTGGACTTAAGATGTTCCAATGTCCAAAAGATTTGGCTGAGGTACCTTCACTCATATTAGTTTCACTATGCTTAgatgtttctaaaatatttagaatttatatcaTTCTTGTGTAATATCAATTGTCAGGAACATTATAAGGATCTTAGTGCTAAGTCATTCTTTCCCAGCCTGATTGAGTACATCACTTCTGGCCCTGTTGTGTGTATGGTATGCGACTTATCATTATTATACTCTTTGTCCTGTGATTTCTAACTTGTTATCTTAGATTGAAGTTGATTGCTTGTGATGGTTTTCGATTCTTGTAAAAAGGCTTGGGAAGGTGTTGGTGTGGTTGCTTCTGCCAGGAAGCTGATTGGGAAAACAGACCCTCTTCAAGCTGAACCCGGTACCATTAGAGGAGATCTTGCTGTACAAACCGGAAGGTATAGACTCTTTATcacctttttgttttaaagaatGTTGATTGTATTAGATGATTCtcattgtttgatgttttaCGTGATGCGTTTTACAGGAACATTGTGCATGGTAGTGATAGTCCTGAAAACGGAAAGCGTGAGATTGGTGagattttcttgttttcttaaaTCATTCATTCTTCTATCAGGCTTGAAACACATAACTAAGACTACATCATACTTGGCTACGCtgattgttttgtttggttCAGTTTCATATTATGTCTTTGGATTGGTTAAGATAAATCATGAGAACTGTTTTATTCATTGATTGACATAGTTTTGAACCATTATCCTGTTTCCTGAGCTTGCTTCACTATTAGTTCTCGGCTGCTGACATTTTGGCTCTGGTGGTGGTTGTTTCACAGCTTTGTGGTTCAAAGAAGGCGAGCTATGCGAGTGGGATTCAGCTCTAGCTACATGGCTGAGGGAGTGATCCTCGAGAAGACAGAtccaatactttttttttcttgctacTGAGTGCGAACGGCTTggtcctttgttttttttttttttttttaattttggcgGCATTGTATGTGCAATTTATGGGCGTATACTTGAACTTCTTTATCATTCTCGTATTTGTGATATCACTTGTCATGTAATGAGATGAGTTAATAGATTCACCCACATTTGGTTCAAATCATATTTTCTCTACACCGAGCAATGCAATGTTGTTGATTTCTTCATTTAACATGTTGAATAATCTGCCAAGCTGCTCCACTTCTTTGTCTTCGGGAACAATGTATATGTATGGAGCAGCATTACCTCCCCACTAATCAGCATTCTCTTAATtgtctaattaaataaaaaaaatataactgtcTTTAGGTACTTTGGTTGGTGAATACGCGGGAAGGTGAGGTTGATTTGGTTATTGATGTGTTTTGTCAACGACGACGTGTTTCCCTCTTAGTCATGTTGCTTTTCTTGCCTACTTCTCTGTTCTCTTTCTATATTACAACTTCCAtactcttcttctctcctctcacCTCTCCCCCTCTCCCCCTCTCTAGATCTTCATATCACTTTCCTCTTGGTTCTCATCTCAACAATGGCGACGgtaagaacaaaagaaaagtctTATATCTTTTCCTCATGTCGagtttttataaactttgtTTCGGTGCAGGGGAAGCCACTGCCAAAGTTTGGTGAATGGGATGTGAACAATCCTGCTTCAGCCGAAGGATTCACTGTCATTTTCAGCAAAGCTAGCGACGAGAAGAAGACCAAGAAAGCATCTGGCAGCGCAGGCCCTAGTACTCTGGTTTCACCTCAGAACACCGATCAAACCAACCACCAAGATTCTCAAAACCCAAAAGCTAAggtagttttacatttttttctcttcacATTCATCTTCTTACTTCAGATTGGTTACCTTCTCTGATTCATGTTCTCTGAGCAGAAGAAATGGTTTTGCTTCGGTTAACAACTCCTGGGATCTTTTGAGGATTATGAAGCTGAAGAAAGTTAGCAGAGAGAATCTTAAACAAAGTGAAACAAAATGTCTTCGGAGTTCACAAACCACATTATATCTTACTCAGTCAGACATCTCTGCTTGCTTGCTTCTTCTTTTGTCTTCTGCTGATATTATACTTGTTCACTAtaccttttgtttcttctttctgtTCGCCAACATTTTTTCCCACAATGGATATAAGATAATACATTTGTCTCCTGACTCCCCCCTAAAaacttgtttgtttttttatgaaattttgagACATAATCCTAGTATGAAACACAAGAGTATATAATATGGTCCGAAAAGTCTTCCAACAAAATTAAGATCCATATGTCGTGAGCTTTAACAAAGATGCTGACACCTGAAAAATTCACAGGACCTGTGGGGAAAACTCTACCAGATAATCACAGTAGAAACATGTGTCCTGACGAAGAATATCCAGGAAAATTATTTAAGAGAGCTACCAACGGAAGAACAAAGCATGAAAGAGTTCAGGATTCCATTAGACATAACCTTAGTTACAGTTAAAGCCaggaaacaaaaattatttggtGAAGTCAAGAAAAACAAGACTGGCTCGCcagatagatatatatatatatagttttggaGACTATAAATTTACCTAAATGTGTTCGTTATAACACTCCAAACCAGAAGCATAGTTTTGATCCTAAGAACTGAAAAgactttgataaaaaaagacAGAAACTATCCTTTACGCAGGCTTCTGAACACGTGGTGTCAATTCCAGCTGTCGTTTTCATTAGCGTTGCCGCCGAGCTGAGGAGTTTCTACGGTTTGGGAGCTGCTGGACGAGAATGTAGGCGGTATAGAGTGATCGAATCTACAAGCTGGACCAAATTTGCAGATGCCATAGCGGCTGTAGTGTGTGCACATGCTCTGATCCTGAGAGCATTGAAGACAAGTAATACAAGAAAAAAAGGATTAAGGTGTGAATTACAGAGTTTGTAGAAAGTTCACCACAAAGGTAATCTTTTTCGGCATATTAGAAAGGAACTGTATGGAAGAGAGAAACAGACTCACAGGTCTTAGGGGTAAGCCCTTGTCATTGAAAGAGGATGGAGACTGCTTTGGCAATCTATGTTTGGGATGATGGTATTTGCATTTAGATTTGAACTTACAATCCCCAGTTTTAACATAATAACTGCACTCTGGTTGATCCGGACGCTCTGGGAATTCCTCAGCAGGCAACTGAGAGAATGAACTAGTTTCAGCCGAGTATGTGGAAGGAGGAAGGACACCCCTTTCTGGTGGATAGGCAGAAGGCGCCTACACAGATAAGAGTGAAAAACTCCAGAAAGCAAAGCACTTTCATATAGTACATATAAAGTCATGGCAAGGCAGAGGTGAATATGAATACCTGATATCCACTCCACGCTGGAGTTTGAGGTGAAGAAGCTCCACGATTCTGTGAGTACATGAGTGGAATAAAAGGAGCAGTACCACCAGTACCAGTACCATTCATGTGTCTCGATGAGGACCAAGAAGTTGAACTTGCTTGTGAGGCATCCTTTGGGGGAAATGATCCACCATTATTACCACGGAAGAGAGGAGAATCAACTCCACCTCCAACAGCCTTAGGATCCGGATGATTAAATTTGCAGTCACCTCCAAACTTGCAGGAGCCGTTTCGCATGTAGAAAGGACATTCTTTCTCTCCCTGCTCAATTGGTTACCACCACTATTACAGGTTCTATAGACGGAGAATGCTAGAAAATGtgtaaaaaatcaatttgatGTAATTTACCGGTCTGATGGGAAGACCGAGGAAGTTAAGCTCAGGTCGTGAGGGGAGAGAAGTCTGTTGTTTAGTGTGGCTGAACCTACAAGTCTCTCCATATTTGCACCCTCCCGTCCTGAAGTAGTACTGCATACAATACAAAAAAGAGATAATGAAAAGGTAAAACAGTGTACAGAAAACCAGAGAAATGAATATGAACAAAAAGAGTGGCAATTATTAACCTTGCACTCCATGAGCCTGGGATTCTCCACATCCTCTTCCCTCTCCCTTTCCCTTACTTTCTCCCTACCAATCTTccaaaattaacaaaacaaaacttgtGAACCTAAACCCGAAACAAGAGCAGAAAACGCAAAACGAAGCCAACTCAATCTAAAAcgtaaaattgtttttatcaaaatcaatattttcgATCCAACAACGAAATAGATTAAACTTATCCCAATTATCTAAACCCTAAGaatcaaaaagaagaaaaaagtaaactTTACAtgacaaagagaagaagaagagtactTGGGGGTTCCTTCGGACAGGGTGATTAAACTTGCAGCTGGATCCGTATTTGCAGCCTCCTGTTCTAATATAAAACGAGCAATCCTCTGCATCAGGTCTCACCGGATACACCAtcattctcttctctcttccttccTCCTCCTTCTGATCACCCTCAGACACACTAATCGACACATTCAGCTCTTCTGTAGCTTCATCCAACAAAACCACATTCCTGAGATCCTCACTTAGCTCCTCCTCCCTAATGTGATCGGCGGCTACGGGATCCTTCTCGGAGGAAGATCCTGAAGGCTGTTTCGGATCCGGGTCGGGCTTgctcatgatttttttttttactcaaaacgacattttataatttttacagAAAATCTCTACCGAGAGAAAGAAGATCAAAACCTGAATTTTTGAGgaagaaaagatcaaaactttagACGCGTTTTTGCCTTTTTCGGTAGTTTTGTTTTGTCATAAGCAACAACATAAAGTTTGTCGTAAAAGAAAGTAAGCGACACAAAGTCAGAATCTGAAGCCAATTGTGTCTCAAATGTGTAATAAactgatagtttttttttcttttcatttataaaGAAAGGCCCAACAAGAGAAACACAAAAGAGACTAAGACAGCGTTCTTGTCTCTGCCGGCCCGGAGGTAAGCTGTGGGCTTGCCTGCACTGCTCTTTTCTTTCTGTCTATCTTAAATCTTACGTGTAAGCACACGTATTATAAGTTGTTACTTAGAAACGCATTATGATTAAGGTCTGATTGGTGTAACCCAACGGTTGTGATGCGGTTACGTATGTTTGCGATGTAATATGTGATTacaattttaaacatttttaaaagatttatataattGGTATAACGGCTAAAAATTTATGCTTCAGAATATTTATGATAGGTTAACTACCAAATGCTGCAACTGttaacaataaattaataatattaatattttatatagttataaaatattaaatatcataATACTTAATAAAtataggatttttattt is part of the Raphanus sativus cultivar WK10039 chromosome 5, ASM80110v3, whole genome shotgun sequence genome and harbors:
- the LOC108861470 gene encoding uncharacterized protein LOC108861470; the encoded protein is MDGRGGCCIARYGGYGGRYGLSKADRIMLRFRPIAPKPASDGDGGGASPGAGKYGSTTNSGGSSDVPGKSGRGKRKSSGGNPRRCNRRKISNVSDGGVAPTTAAVTLSLLPETPDKIAFPDLNVSPAENDQKRNGPLWLSFSGGDGGMLTPYKTTEISQRTVVVSSCVTVERVTDAWIDGHGLGRTDEEKKMNLVRDTCPGFISDGVGRVTWNNEAYRKMAKEGAPGMSYDHFHVNVRLVMKERPMLTYPAFTCRVRLQYTCQDRERGSVTVPCDVWRMDGGGFAWKLDVKAALCL
- the LOC108857195 gene encoding nucleoside diphosphate kinase II, chloroplastic, with amino-acid sequence MVVGMAAVGQCTPLCVASPSPRAKSATCNSNLSPTTTTVSSRTELAAFRPQFRLFSRVSPSRRRLYASSPADSGIFLPHLVASMEQVEETYIMVKPDGIQRGLVGEIISRFEKKGFKLIGLKMFQCPKDLAEEHYKDLSAKSFFPSLIEYITSGPVVCMAWEGVGVVASARKLIGKTDPLQAEPGTIRGDLAVQTGRNIVHGSDSPENGKREIALWFKEGELCEWDSALATWLRE
- the LOC108805345 gene encoding protein NOI4: MATGKPLPKFGEWDVNNPASAEGFTVIFSKASDEKKTKKASGSAGPSTLVSPQNTDQTNHQDSQNPKAKKKWFCFG
- the LOC108805344 gene encoding zinc finger CCCH domain-containing protein 67; the encoded protein is MSKPDPDPKQPSGSSSEKDPVAADHIREEELSEDLRNVVLLDEATEELNVSISVSEGDQKEEEGREKRMMVYPVRPDAEDCSFYIRTGGCKYGSSCKFNHPVRRNPQIGREKVREREREEDVENPRLMECKYYFRTGGCKYGETCRFSHTKQQTSLPSRPELNFLGLPIRPGEKECPFYMRNGSCKFGGDCKFNHPDPKAVGGGVDSPLFRGNNGGSFPPKDASQASSTSWSSSRHMNGTGTGGTAPFIPLMYSQNRGASSPQTPAWSGYQAPSAYPPERGVLPPSTYSAETSSFSQLPAEEFPERPDQPECSYYVKTGDCKFKSKCKYHHPKHRLPKQSPSSFNDKGLPLRPDQSMCTHYSRYGICKFGPACRFDHSIPPTFSSSSSQTVETPQLGGNANENDSWN